In a genomic window of Drosophila takahashii strain IR98-3 E-12201 chromosome 3L, DtakHiC1v2, whole genome shotgun sequence:
- the LOC108056322 gene encoding uncharacterized protein — MFSLLSFKYHLCRLGNSYDVIADACRDRTQFFSFLDSRPWRSFRRSLDNYLLCDISTYPIYYWFVLIFSLYGAMHHLIRFIRLFFTKKVVSKSMWKVHGLHPKVAKRLSILNAFILTNVWGSLFYAAFYVSPSHMVPWLWIHLAIFAWKLVTVILLLWHTKGHRTRATIYLSVYVLTIWLVYQSKWAFATALKQETPEKLMLCSPFIQPLLKYAQ, encoded by the exons ATGTTCAGTTtattatcatttaaatatcatCTTTGTCGCCTTGGAAATTCGTATGATGTGATTGCAGATGCCTGCCGGGACAGGACACAGTTCTTTAGCTTTCTGGACTCCAGGCCATGGAGGAGTTTCAGGCGCAGCTTAGACAATTACCTGCTGTGCGACATATCCACCTATCCCATATATTATTGGTTCGTCCTAATATTTAGTCTATATGGAGCG ATGCACCATCTCATTCGATTCATACGGTTATTCTTTACCAAAAAGGTGGTTAGTAAAAGTATGTGGAAAGTCCATGGCTTACATCCAAAAGTGGCCAAAAGATTGAGTATTTTAAACGCCTTTATACTAACTAATGTCTGGGGGAGTTTGTTTTATGCGGCTTTTTAT GTGTCTCCTAGTCACATGGTTCCCTGGTTGTGGATCCACCTGGCGATATTTGCTTGGAAACTGGTAACGGTGATTTTACTGTTGTGGCACACGAAAGGTCATCGAACGCGAGCCACAATCTATCTGTCCGTATATGTACTGACCATCTGGCTTGTTTATCAGTCGAAGTGGGCATTTGCCACAGCCCTAAAACAGGAAACTCCAGAGAAGTTGATGCTCTGTTCGCCATTCATACAACCTTTACtaaaatatgctcagtag